A single window of Halobacillus naozhouensis DNA harbors:
- the parE gene encoding DNA topoisomerase IV subunit B, with protein MSKQNQTYSDDSIQVLEGLEAVRKRPGMYIGSTDQRGLHHLVFEIVDNAVDEALAGFGQQMTVVLHKDGSVSVKDEARGMPTGMHKTGKPTPEVILTVLHAGGKFGQAGYKSSGGLHGVGASVVNALSQWLEVHICRDGEKYFQRFERGGIPVTTLEHKGKTRKTGTTIRFKPDETIFSVKKFNFETLSERLREAAFLLKGFRINLVDEREGIEESYQYDDGIESFVAYLNEEKDTLHPIVSFEGKHSEIEVDFAFQFNDGFAESILSFVNNVRTKDGGTHESGSKSAITRVFNDYARRAQLLKEKDKNLEGNDIREGFTAIISVRIPEALLQFEGQTKSKLGTSEARSSVDAVVAEQLSYFLEENPDVASMLIKKAIRAKEAREAARKAREDARSGKKRKRKDALLSGKLTPAQSKNAAKNELYLVEGDSAGGSAKQGRDRKFQAVLPLRGKVINTEKAKIADIFKNEEISTIINTIGAGVGGDFALEDCNYDKIVIMTDADTDGAHIQVLLLTFFYRYMRPLVEAGKIFIALPPLFKVSKGKGKKEKTEYAWDEGGMQKLLKEFKNGYTIQRYKGLGEMNAGQLWETTMNPETRTLIRVTIDDLARVERRVTTLMGDKVEPRRKWIESHVAFGLEDEANILENDKIQT; from the coding sequence TTGTCGAAGCAAAATCAAACTTATTCAGATGATTCCATACAAGTATTAGAGGGGTTGGAGGCTGTCCGGAAGCGGCCAGGGATGTACATTGGTTCTACGGATCAGCGTGGTCTTCATCATTTAGTTTTTGAAATCGTAGATAATGCTGTGGATGAGGCGTTAGCTGGATTCGGACAGCAAATGACGGTCGTTCTTCATAAAGATGGGAGTGTGTCCGTTAAGGATGAAGCTCGTGGTATGCCTACTGGAATGCATAAGACAGGTAAGCCTACACCTGAGGTCATCCTGACTGTATTGCACGCAGGCGGCAAGTTTGGTCAAGCTGGATATAAATCAAGCGGAGGCTTACACGGTGTCGGTGCTTCGGTTGTTAATGCTTTATCGCAATGGCTGGAAGTCCATATTTGCCGAGATGGAGAGAAGTATTTCCAACGTTTCGAACGTGGCGGGATACCTGTTACGACCCTTGAACATAAAGGGAAAACGCGAAAAACAGGTACCACTATTCGGTTTAAGCCGGATGAAACCATTTTTTCCGTGAAAAAATTCAACTTTGAGACCCTTTCCGAGCGCTTGCGAGAAGCGGCATTTTTATTAAAAGGATTCCGCATTAATTTAGTGGATGAACGTGAAGGAATAGAAGAGTCCTATCAATATGATGATGGGATTGAATCGTTTGTAGCCTATTTGAATGAAGAAAAAGACACACTTCATCCGATCGTTTCTTTCGAAGGAAAACATTCAGAGATTGAAGTGGATTTTGCTTTTCAATTCAACGATGGATTTGCTGAAAGTATTCTTTCCTTCGTCAACAACGTACGAACGAAGGATGGCGGTACACACGAATCAGGTTCGAAATCTGCTATTACCCGGGTGTTTAACGACTATGCAAGACGGGCCCAGTTGTTGAAAGAAAAAGATAAAAATTTAGAAGGAAACGATATCCGCGAAGGATTCACAGCTATTATATCGGTCAGAATTCCGGAAGCCCTTCTCCAATTTGAAGGACAGACGAAGAGTAAGCTGGGTACATCGGAAGCCCGGTCTTCTGTGGATGCGGTTGTTGCTGAACAGCTTTCATACTTCCTTGAAGAAAATCCAGATGTTGCCTCGATGCTTATTAAAAAAGCCATCAGGGCTAAAGAGGCAAGAGAAGCAGCAAGAAAAGCACGTGAAGATGCTAGGTCAGGTAAGAAGCGGAAGCGGAAAGATGCATTGTTAAGTGGCAAGCTCACTCCTGCCCAATCCAAAAATGCAGCCAAAAATGAATTATATCTCGTTGAGGGGGATTCAGCCGGCGGGTCGGCCAAGCAAGGCCGTGACCGTAAATTTCAGGCAGTGCTCCCCTTACGAGGCAAGGTCATCAATACGGAAAAAGCAAAGATTGCCGATATTTTTAAAAATGAAGAAATCTCAACGATTATTAATACTATTGGTGCCGGTGTGGGCGGTGATTTTGCATTAGAGGATTGTAATTATGATAAAATTGTTATTATGACAGATGCCGATACGGACGGCGCCCATATCCAGGTACTGTTGTTAACTTTCTTTTATCGATATATGCGTCCCTTAGTAGAAGCAGGTAAAATATTTATCGCTCTTCCGCCTTTATTTAAAGTTTCAAAAGGAAAAGGGAAGAAAGAGAAAACCGAATATGCCTGGGATGAAGGTGGCATGCAGAAGCTATTGAAAGAATTTAAAAATGGCTACACGATTCAACGATATAAAGGATTAGGTGAGATGAACGCTGGTCAGCTGTGGGAAACGACGATGAATCCGGAGACGAGAACATTGATTCGAGTCACGATCGATGATCTGGCCCGAGTGGAACGTCGGGTCACTACGCTGATGGGGGACAAGGTAGAACCTCGCCGTAAATGGATTGAATCCCACGTTGCTTTTGGTCTTGAAGACGAAGCAAACATTCTAGAAAACGATAAAATCCAGACATAA
- a CDS encoding TetR/AcrR family transcriptional regulator → MAKLRDTIIETSLILFEQHGFHGVTVNQIVRASHTSKGGFYHHFKSKDELLFVIHDTFITYVLKEAKAANHTHTSPVDKIQSIVRAFVKVFDLYKPHISVFYQENLYLKPKYENQIKQKRDQFKQMVLQVVEEGQQLGHFRKELPAIITSMAILGMVNWIYKWYKEDGDNNIEQIADVYVDLILHALLPTAEEEGYRQTMIQVPFFYSSK, encoded by the coding sequence ATGGCTAAATTACGGGATACAATCATAGAAACGTCTCTCATATTATTTGAACAACATGGCTTCCATGGTGTAACGGTCAATCAAATTGTTAGAGCTTCTCATACATCAAAGGGAGGATTTTATCACCATTTCAAGTCTAAAGACGAGCTTCTTTTTGTCATCCACGATACCTTTATTACATATGTCCTGAAAGAGGCAAAAGCCGCCAACCATACACATACTTCACCTGTTGATAAGATCCAGTCGATCGTCCGTGCTTTCGTAAAAGTATTTGATTTATATAAACCGCATATTTCTGTTTTTTATCAGGAAAATCTGTATTTAAAGCCGAAATATGAAAATCAAATCAAGCAGAAACGCGATCAATTTAAGCAAATGGTGTTGCAAGTGGTGGAAGAGGGACAGCAGCTTGGTCACTTTAGAAAAGAATTACCGGCGATCATTACCAGTATGGCGATTTTAGGGATGGTGAACTGGATATATAAGTGGTATAAGGAAGATGGTGATAACAACATTGAGCAGATTGCCGATGTTTATGTGGACTTAATTCTTCATGCATTGCTGCCGACAGCAGAGGAGGAAGGGTATCGACAAACCATGATACAGGTTCCTTTTTTTTACTCTTCAAAGTAA
- a CDS encoding AMP-binding protein: MSSLLQMTVGELLEKQAEMYPNHEAMVYPELKLRKTYREFNDMADNAAKGLMALGVEKGEHLAIWSDNKPEWLVSQFATGKMGAVLVTVNTNYRAQELEYLLKQSDATTLILAEEFKGTSYVDILKEICPELDSSIKGDLQSDRLPLLKNVIVLSDKEYPGCFSWQDIIDMGRSISSEQLDQRKASLSYKDVINMQYTSGTTGFPKGVMLSHYNIVNNGNQVADSMKLTEDDRLCIPVPFFHCFGCVLGTMAAVAKGTTMVILEQFNAEKVLKAVKEERCTGLHGVPTMFIAELNDPSFGKYKPDTLRTGIMAGSTCPMEVMKNVMNNMGAEEITIAYGQTESSPVITQTRTDDPIERKVGSVGRVHPNVELKVVDPATGEEIEQGIPGELCTRGYLVMEGYYKNEEATAAAIDQDGWLHTGDIAVMDAEGYVEITGRMKDMIIRGGENIYPREIEEFLYQYPDVLDVQVIGVPDQKYGEEIMAFIITKDNSEASEQDIRTFCDGRISMHKIPKYIRFTDEYPMTASGKIQKFKLREDAMDFINTHS; this comes from the coding sequence ATGTCGTCCCTTTTACAAATGACTGTAGGTGAATTGTTAGAGAAACAGGCGGAAATGTATCCGAATCATGAAGCGATGGTGTATCCGGAATTAAAACTGAGGAAAACGTATCGGGAATTTAATGATATGGCAGATAACGCTGCTAAAGGATTAATGGCTCTCGGGGTGGAGAAAGGAGAACATCTGGCTATTTGGTCTGATAATAAGCCCGAGTGGCTTGTCTCTCAATTTGCAACTGGAAAAATGGGAGCTGTACTCGTTACGGTGAATACGAATTACCGAGCACAGGAACTCGAGTACCTGCTGAAACAGTCTGACGCCACCACACTCATTCTGGCCGAAGAATTTAAAGGAACATCCTATGTCGATATTTTAAAAGAAATCTGCCCTGAACTGGATTCCTCGATCAAAGGAGATTTGCAGAGTGACCGGCTGCCACTTTTGAAAAATGTCATTGTCCTAAGTGACAAAGAATATCCAGGTTGCTTTTCCTGGCAGGATATCATTGATATGGGTCGTTCAATCTCCTCTGAACAGTTAGACCAGCGAAAGGCATCCTTATCCTATAAAGACGTTATCAATATGCAATATACCTCAGGAACGACAGGATTCCCTAAAGGGGTAATGCTCAGCCATTACAATATTGTCAATAACGGTAACCAGGTCGCGGATTCTATGAAACTGACAGAGGATGACCGGTTATGTATCCCGGTTCCTTTCTTCCATTGTTTCGGCTGTGTCTTGGGTACAATGGCAGCAGTAGCGAAGGGTACGACAATGGTTATTTTAGAGCAATTCAATGCAGAAAAAGTCTTGAAAGCTGTCAAGGAAGAGCGTTGTACAGGTCTCCATGGGGTACCTACGATGTTCATTGCTGAGTTAAATGATCCTAGTTTTGGAAAGTACAAACCTGACACTTTGAGAACAGGAATCATGGCAGGGTCTACATGTCCGATGGAAGTGATGAAAAATGTGATGAATAATATGGGTGCAGAAGAAATTACCATTGCTTACGGGCAGACAGAATCGTCTCCTGTAATTACTCAGACAAGGACGGATGATCCGATTGAACGCAAGGTAGGTTCCGTCGGGCGAGTTCATCCAAATGTGGAGCTAAAAGTAGTCGATCCAGCTACAGGAGAAGAAATCGAGCAAGGAATTCCTGGAGAATTGTGTACTCGAGGTTACTTAGTTATGGAAGGGTATTACAAAAATGAAGAAGCAACCGCGGCAGCGATTGATCAGGATGGCTGGCTTCATACGGGGGACATTGCTGTGATGGATGCGGAAGGCTATGTGGAAATTACCGGGAGAATGAAAGATATGATCATTCGTGGCGGTGAAAATATCTATCCGCGTGAAATCGAAGAGTTTTTATATCAATATCCAGACGTTCTTGATGTTCAGGTCATTGGCGTGCCTGACCAAAAATATGGTGAAGAAATCATGGCGTTTATCATAACGAAAGACAATTCAGAAGCCAGTGAACAAGACATCCGGACATTCTGTGACGGGCGAATTTCTATGCATAAAATTCCAAAGTATATCAGATTTACAGACGAATACCCGATGACAGCCAGTGGAAAAATCCAAAAGTTCAAACTGAGAGAAGATGCTATGGATTTCATTAATACTCATTCATAG
- a CDS encoding acetyl-CoA carboxylase biotin carboxylase subunit, translating to MFSKILIANRGEIASRVIRTCARLNIKTVAVYSEADQHAPYVEEADESYLIGKPRVNESYLNIDKILQVAQKSGAEAIHPGYGLLSENADFARRIRESGIAFIGPSADVMAKMGDKIAARNEMKQAGVPIVPGTDEAVANAEAAKDIAKDFGYPLMLKAAAGGGGIGMQTVQSDEELEKAFESNQKRAETFFGDGKMFIEKQIIDPRHIEIQVLADEFGNAVHLFERECSIQRRHQKVVEEAPSPFLSNETRQRMGESALKAVNSLGYTNAGTIEFLVDEEENYYFLEMNTRLQVEHPVTEEITGLDLVEQQLRIAAREKLTIKQSDLSIQGHAIEVRIYAEDSNTFFPSPGQITNLVLPQGEGIRHELAVHGDSQVTPFYDPMIAKLVVRGPSREEAIDRLTKALHQYDVQGIKSNVMMLKRIITHEKFKQGDTKTSFIENYYLPTLTNH from the coding sequence TTGTTTTCTAAGATATTAATTGCAAACCGCGGTGAAATTGCTTCAAGAGTGATTCGCACTTGTGCCCGGTTAAATATTAAAACGGTAGCTGTTTACTCAGAAGCTGATCAGCACGCACCCTATGTGGAGGAGGCGGATGAGAGTTACTTAATTGGTAAACCGCGAGTGAATGAATCGTATTTGAACATCGATAAAATTTTACAAGTTGCTCAAAAATCAGGAGCTGAGGCTATCCACCCAGGTTACGGACTGTTAAGTGAAAATGCTGATTTCGCCAGAAGGATTCGTGAATCCGGAATCGCTTTTATCGGTCCTTCGGCTGATGTGATGGCTAAAATGGGTGATAAAATTGCTGCTCGAAACGAAATGAAGCAAGCGGGGGTTCCTATCGTTCCAGGCACCGATGAAGCTGTTGCTAATGCTGAAGCAGCGAAAGACATCGCTAAAGACTTTGGCTATCCGCTTATGCTTAAAGCAGCAGCAGGTGGTGGCGGAATCGGTATGCAGACTGTTCAAAGTGATGAAGAACTTGAGAAAGCTTTTGAAAGCAACCAGAAGCGTGCAGAAACGTTTTTCGGCGATGGCAAAATGTTTATCGAAAAGCAGATTATCGACCCAAGACACATCGAAATTCAAGTATTGGCTGATGAGTTCGGCAATGCTGTGCACTTATTTGAGCGGGAATGTTCGATTCAGCGTAGACACCAAAAAGTTGTTGAAGAAGCGCCATCTCCTTTTTTATCGAACGAAACGAGGCAGCGCATGGGAGAAAGTGCACTTAAAGCTGTAAATTCCCTGGGCTATACGAATGCGGGTACGATTGAATTTCTAGTAGATGAAGAAGAAAATTACTATTTTCTAGAAATGAATACACGTCTTCAGGTGGAGCATCCGGTTACGGAGGAAATCACTGGCTTGGACCTTGTAGAACAACAGCTGCGGATTGCTGCAAGAGAGAAGCTCACAATCAAACAGAGCGATCTTTCCATTCAAGGCCATGCGATTGAAGTACGTATCTATGCGGAAGATTCCAATACTTTTTTCCCGTCGCCAGGGCAAATAACCAACTTAGTGTTGCCGCAAGGAGAAGGAATTCGTCATGAATTGGCTGTCCATGGTGATTCACAAGTGACGCCTTTTTATGATCCCATGATTGCAAAGCTCGTCGTAAGAGGACCCTCTCGTGAGGAAGCGATTGATCGGCTGACCAAAGCCCTTCACCAATATGACGTGCAGGGGATTAAAAGTAATGTCATGATGTTAAAACGCATCATCACACATGAGAAATTCAAACAAGGTGACACGAAAACATCCTTTATTGAAAACTACTATTTACCAACACTTACAAATCACTAA
- a CDS encoding hydroxymethylglutaryl-CoA lyase, with translation MLKWPEKVTVKEVGPRDGLQNEKVSIATEDKIEWINQLSEAGYDYIEISSFVHPKWIPQLKDAREVAKGITREKGITYAALVPNMKGLETALATNVDEISVFMSASESHNKNNINKSIEETYPVLEEVVKEAKVNNKRVRGYVSTVFGCPYEGDISLNQVLSVSNRLFDMGINELSLGDTIGVANPHQVDETLQFLNGKLDLSKIAMHFHNTQGMALANVLISLQHDIRIFDGSLGGLGGCPYAKGASGNLATDDLVHMLESMGIKTGIDQANLLEAASYIQDKLGKSLPSHQMHVNK, from the coding sequence ATGTTAAAGTGGCCGGAAAAAGTCACCGTTAAAGAGGTGGGCCCTCGTGATGGGCTGCAAAACGAAAAGGTGAGTATCGCTACAGAGGACAAGATCGAATGGATCAATCAATTATCTGAGGCAGGCTATGATTATATTGAAATTAGCTCGTTCGTCCATCCGAAATGGATTCCTCAGCTGAAGGATGCAAGAGAAGTTGCGAAAGGAATTACCCGTGAAAAAGGGATTACTTATGCGGCGCTTGTGCCCAACATGAAAGGTCTTGAAACAGCTCTTGCAACCAATGTAGATGAAATATCTGTGTTCATGTCTGCAAGTGAATCTCATAACAAAAACAATATTAATAAATCTATTGAAGAAACATATCCAGTACTTGAAGAAGTCGTCAAAGAAGCTAAGGTGAATAACAAACGAGTACGGGGATATGTATCGACAGTGTTTGGGTGTCCTTATGAAGGGGATATTTCACTAAATCAGGTGTTGAGTGTATCCAACCGGCTGTTTGACATGGGAATTAACGAGCTGTCGCTTGGAGACACGATTGGTGTTGCTAACCCACATCAAGTTGATGAGACACTTCAATTTTTAAATGGAAAACTAGATTTATCAAAGATAGCCATGCATTTTCATAATACGCAAGGTATGGCTTTGGCCAATGTCCTCATTTCCTTACAGCATGATATTCGTATCTTTGACGGCTCCTTAGGAGGGCTAGGCGGCTGTCCATATGCGAAAGGAGCGTCTGGAAATTTAGCGACAGATGATTTAGTTCATATGCTTGAATCGATGGGAATTAAAACGGGAATTGACCAAGCTAATTTGCTGGAAGCGGCGAGCTACATTCAAGATAAACTTGGCAAATCCCTGCCGAGTCATCAGATGCATGTGAATAAATGA
- a CDS encoding acyl-CoA dehydrogenase encodes MNFELTKEQEMTRKMVRDFADGVIRPRAIEIDVNAEFPRDIFDEMGNLGLLGIPFPEEYGGSGGDTVSYALAVEEIGKVCGSTGLSYAAAVSLGASPLYYFGTEEQKQQYLTPLAKGETLGSFGLTEPNAGSDAGGTKTRAVLEGDQYVINGEKCWITNAEYADTITVTAVSGKRDDGKNIISAFIIPRDTPGMKISSPYEKMGVRGSNTCEIILEDVKVPRENILGDPQGGFKQFLHTLDGGRISIAALAVGIAQASLDKALSYAKERKQFGKSISDFQAIQFKLSDMAMEVELARNMVLKAAWLKDQKKPFTKESAYAKLFASETAFRSANQAIQIHGGYGYMREYEVERYLRDAKLLEIGEGTSEIQRLVIARQLGC; translated from the coding sequence ATGAATTTCGAATTAACGAAAGAACAGGAAATGACAAGGAAAATGGTCAGGGATTTTGCGGATGGGGTTATTCGGCCGCGAGCAATTGAAATTGATGTAAATGCAGAGTTTCCAAGGGACATTTTTGATGAAATGGGTAATTTGGGACTGCTCGGTATCCCATTCCCGGAAGAATATGGCGGATCCGGGGGGGATACTGTTTCGTATGCGCTTGCTGTGGAGGAAATTGGCAAGGTTTGCGGGTCAACAGGGCTAAGTTATGCAGCAGCTGTATCCCTCGGAGCGAGTCCTCTGTATTATTTCGGGACTGAGGAGCAAAAGCAACAATACTTAACGCCTCTGGCTAAAGGGGAAACACTTGGTTCTTTCGGCTTAACAGAACCAAATGCCGGATCAGATGCTGGTGGAACGAAAACCCGCGCCGTTCTAGAAGGTGATCAGTATGTTATCAACGGGGAAAAATGCTGGATTACGAATGCTGAGTATGCTGACACCATTACCGTGACAGCCGTTTCAGGAAAAAGGGATGACGGTAAAAATATCATCTCTGCCTTCATTATTCCAAGGGATACACCTGGCATGAAGATTTCCAGTCCCTATGAAAAAATGGGCGTTCGCGGCTCCAACACATGTGAAATTATTCTCGAGGATGTAAAAGTACCAAGAGAAAATATTCTTGGCGACCCTCAGGGTGGTTTTAAACAATTTCTTCATACCCTTGATGGAGGAAGGATTTCCATCGCTGCCTTAGCTGTAGGAATTGCGCAAGCATCATTAGATAAGGCGCTCTCTTATGCAAAAGAAAGAAAACAGTTTGGAAAATCAATATCTGATTTTCAAGCCATTCAATTTAAGCTTTCGGATATGGCTATGGAAGTGGAACTTGCACGAAATATGGTATTAAAGGCAGCCTGGCTTAAGGACCAGAAGAAACCATTTACGAAAGAATCGGCTTATGCCAAGCTATTTGCATCGGAAACGGCCTTCCGATCTGCCAACCAGGCGATCCAAATTCACGGTGGCTATGGGTACATGCGCGAGTACGAGGTGGAAAGATACTTAAGAGATGCGAAATTGCTTGAAATTGGGGAAGGTACATCTGAAATCCAACGCTTAGTAATTGCTCGTCAATTAGGCTGTTAA
- the parC gene encoding DNA topoisomerase IV subunit A has product MAEAEKFLDLPLEEVLGDRFGRYSKYIIQERALPDARDGLKPVQRRILYAMHQEKNTHDKPYRKSAKTVGTVIGNYHPHGDSSVYEAMVRLSQDWKVRKSLIEMHGNNGSVDGDPPAAMRYTEARLSSISSELLRDIEKDTVEHIPNFDDTIQEPTVLPAKFPNLLVNGSTGISAGYATEIPPHNIGEVIDAVIMKIDKPDADVEKLMTKLKGPDFPTGGTIQGIEGLRKAYETGKGKIVLRGRAAIQSLRGGREQIVIDEIPYEVNKATLVKRMDELRIDRKVEGISEVRDETDRTGMRIVIELKKDANSEGVLNYLYKHTDLQITYNFNMVAIHDRTPKLLSLPLMLDAYIKHQREVVTRQSLYDLNKAKRRAHIVEGLIKAISILDDVIATIRSSNDKQDAKKQLIAAYDFTEEQAEAIVTLQLYRLTNTDITELQNEAEDLRKRINYLEKLLASEHELFKVIKADLRAMKKQYNDSRLTQIEEKIQELKVDLEVTVASEDVLVSVTKDGYIKRTSLRSYAASNGKDFAIKDGDHILRLSEVNTTDNLLLFTNLGKYLFIPVHKLPDIRWKDLGQHIANIVSIEKEEYIVEALPIREFNDGEYLIFFTKNGMVKKSDLNLYQAQRHSKPLVAVNLKGADEVVDVHATSGDAHLFIASNKAYGLWYHEEEVNPVGQRAAGVKAIQLKEGEHIVSGQAFDAAKDPSVVITTHRAAVKRMRLKEFEQTSRAKRGVIMLRELKKNPHRVIDLHVVSAQDQLVIKTEKEELITVNPMDFKANDRYSNGSYVLDTEQSGQVTEAWVQPEYETPFATEDEK; this is encoded by the coding sequence TTGGCTGAGGCAGAAAAGTTTTTAGATTTACCATTAGAAGAAGTATTAGGCGACCGCTTTGGCCGCTATAGTAAGTATATTATTCAAGAACGCGCACTCCCAGATGCCCGTGACGGATTAAAGCCGGTTCAGCGTCGGATTTTGTATGCGATGCATCAAGAGAAAAATACGCATGATAAGCCCTATCGGAAGTCGGCTAAAACCGTTGGTACCGTTATCGGGAACTATCACCCGCACGGGGATTCATCTGTCTATGAGGCGATGGTCCGCCTGAGCCAGGACTGGAAAGTGCGCAAATCGCTGATTGAAATGCATGGGAATAACGGAAGTGTCGATGGAGACCCTCCCGCTGCTATGCGTTATACAGAAGCAAGGTTATCAAGTATCTCTTCAGAATTACTTAGAGACATTGAAAAAGACACGGTGGAACACATTCCAAACTTCGATGACACAATTCAAGAGCCCACTGTATTACCGGCTAAGTTTCCTAATTTATTAGTCAACGGATCGACAGGTATCTCTGCAGGCTACGCAACGGAAATCCCGCCTCATAACATTGGGGAAGTCATCGATGCCGTGATCATGAAGATTGATAAGCCTGATGCTGACGTAGAAAAGTTAATGACAAAGCTAAAAGGACCTGACTTTCCAACGGGTGGAACCATTCAGGGGATTGAGGGGCTAAGGAAAGCTTATGAGACTGGTAAGGGCAAAATTGTTCTGCGTGGGCGTGCAGCGATCCAGTCCTTACGTGGTGGTCGTGAGCAAATTGTCATTGACGAAATCCCTTATGAAGTAAATAAAGCTACTTTAGTGAAGAGGATGGATGAGCTTCGTATTGATCGAAAAGTAGAGGGTATTTCTGAAGTTCGTGATGAAACAGATCGAACTGGTATGAGGATCGTTATCGAACTAAAGAAAGATGCCAATAGTGAAGGCGTCCTCAATTACTTGTATAAGCATACAGATTTGCAAATCACCTACAATTTTAATATGGTTGCTATCCATGATCGCACACCTAAATTGCTAAGCTTACCGCTGATGTTAGATGCATACATTAAGCATCAGCGTGAAGTGGTGACGCGCCAGTCTTTGTATGATTTAAACAAGGCAAAGCGCCGTGCCCATATTGTGGAAGGTCTTATCAAAGCGATTTCGATACTGGATGATGTGATTGCCACGATCCGAAGTTCAAACGACAAACAGGATGCGAAGAAGCAATTGATAGCGGCCTATGACTTTACAGAAGAACAAGCTGAGGCTATTGTAACCTTGCAGCTTTACCGACTAACCAATACAGACATAACAGAGCTGCAAAATGAAGCAGAGGATCTTAGAAAAAGAATCAATTATTTAGAGAAATTGTTAGCGAGTGAACATGAACTCTTTAAAGTCATCAAGGCAGATCTCCGTGCAATGAAAAAGCAGTATAATGATAGTCGCTTGACACAAATCGAAGAAAAAATACAAGAATTGAAGGTCGATCTTGAGGTAACCGTCGCAAGCGAAGATGTGCTTGTTTCTGTTACAAAAGATGGCTATATTAAACGGACAAGCTTACGTTCTTATGCTGCCTCGAATGGCAAAGATTTTGCTATTAAGGATGGAGACCATATTCTCAGATTGTCTGAGGTCAACACGACAGACAACTTGCTGCTGTTTACGAACCTCGGGAAGTATTTATTTATACCTGTCCACAAGCTTCCAGACATTCGATGGAAAGATCTCGGTCAGCATATCGCAAATATTGTTTCGATTGAGAAGGAAGAATATATTGTAGAGGCATTGCCAATCCGGGAATTTAATGATGGCGAATACTTGATTTTCTTTACGAAAAACGGAATGGTCAAGAAAAGCGACCTGAATTTATATCAGGCACAGCGGCATTCCAAGCCATTAGTTGCGGTAAACTTAAAAGGAGCAGATGAAGTTGTAGATGTCCATGCCACTTCTGGAGATGCTCATTTGTTTATCGCCTCAAATAAGGCTTATGGACTCTGGTATCATGAGGAAGAAGTGAATCCGGTCGGACAGCGGGCAGCAGGGGTAAAAGCGATTCAACTTAAAGAAGGTGAACACATCGTTTCCGGACAAGCATTTGATGCTGCAAAAGACCCGTCTGTCGTCATTACCACCCATCGGGCTGCAGTCAAACGAATGCGGTTGAAGGAATTTGAACAAACTTCAAGAGCGAAACGTGGAGTTATTATGCTAAGGGAACTGAAAAAGAACCCGCATAGAGTCATCGATTTGCATGTCGTTTCAGCTCAGGATCAACTCGTTATAAAAACAGAGAAAGAAGAATTGATTACCGTAAACCCTATGGACTTTAAGGCCAATGACCGTTACAGTAATGGTTCGTATGTTTTAGATACGGAACAAAGCGGTCAAGTAACAGAGGCCTGGGTTCAGCCGGAATATGAAACACCTTTTGCTACAGAAGACGAAAAGTAG
- a CDS encoding acetyl-CoA carboxylase biotin carboxyl carrier protein subunit — MNEVKASMAGSVWKIVAQAGDQVKSGEDIAILESMKMEIPIPSEADGTVKELKVSEGDFVNEGDVIAIIE; from the coding sequence ATGAACGAAGTAAAAGCATCTATGGCAGGTAGCGTATGGAAGATTGTAGCTCAAGCAGGAGATCAAGTGAAAAGCGGGGAAGACATCGCGATTTTAGAATCGATGAAAATGGAAATCCCGATCCCTTCGGAGGCTGATGGAACTGTAAAAGAATTGAAAGTATCTGAAGGCGATTTTGTCAATGAAGGTGACGTTATTGCGATTATCGAATAA